One Vanessa atalanta chromosome 20, ilVanAtal1.2, whole genome shotgun sequence genomic window carries:
- the LOC125071926 gene encoding retinol dehydrogenase 11-like has protein sequence MWFLLWIIIVLMSIKIFNKLSTGRCYIDTVMSGKVVVVTGASGGIGFETALELARRGAKLIIACRSHEKGEKAVRKIVKITKNKRIRFIHLDLTSLKSVRKFVEELKATEVKLDVLINNAGAICTTRERTEDGILKDLQINYLGPYLLTVLLVPMLKNAAPSRVVVVSSSWHKFGTIEDLNSGRHGYIQSYANTKLCNVLFSKELARRLEGTEIEVNSLNPGQVNTSLYRSSTVLEKIRSLLLYSFFKTPEEGAQTSIYLAVSHECDQISGEYFEDCRLSKASYKAHDEEAAAKLWSISQELVKLTPDEMGACFTKVIS, from the coding sequence ATGTGGTTTTTACTATGGATAATAATCGTACTAATGTCGATAAAGATCTTCAACAAGCTATCGACGGGAAGATGTTACATAGACACCGTGATGAGCGGAAAAGTCGTCGTTGTAACCGGAGCCAGCGGCGGCATAGGATTCGAGACAGCTCTAGAACTGGCTAGAAGGGGCGCAAAATTGATAATCGCTTGCAGAAGCCACGAAAAGGGGGAGAAGGCTGTTAGAAAAATTGTAAAGATcacaaaaaacaaacgaatcCGTTTCATACATCTGGATTTGACGTCGTTGAAGTCAGTGAGGAAGTTCGTAGAGGAATTAAAAGCGACGGAGGTGAAATTGGACGTACTCATCAATAACGCCGGAGCGATTTGTACGACTCGAGAACGAACCGAGGACGGCATACTGAAAGATCTGCAAATCAATTATTTAGGACCTTATCTGTTGACCGTATTATTAGTACCGATGTTAAAAAACGCTGCACCGAGTCGCGTCGTGGTCGTGTCGTCGTCGTGGCACAAATTTGGCACAATCGAGGACTTGAACAGTGGAAGGCACGGATACATCCAGTCATACGCAAACACCAAGCTATGTAACGTGCTATTCAGCAAAGAATTGGCCAGAAGGCTCGAAGGCACAGAAATAGAAGTCAATAGCTTGAATCCTGGACAGGTTAATACGTCGTTGTACAGAAGCTCAACCGTGCTGGAAAAAATTAGGAGTCTGTTACTTTACTCTTTCTTCAAAACACCCGAGGAGGGCGCTCAGACGTCAATATATCTGGCAGTTTCACACGAGTGTGATCAGATCAGCGGTGAGTACTTCGAGGACTGCAGACTGTCCAAGGCTTCGTACAAGGCCCATGACGAGGAAGCGGCCGCGAAACTGTGGTCGATATCGCAGGAACTTGTCAAACTGACGCCGGACGAGATGGGCGCATGTTTTACTAAAGTGATTTCATGA